In one Paenibacillus sp. JQZ6Y-1 genomic region, the following are encoded:
- a CDS encoding PepSY domain-containing protein, translated as MMNKWMNRKAGIGVLTAAITLGTAGTVVAATSNNNTSGTTPTNNSVSSNVIGMQRAESIALQRVPGGVVDSIELERKNGKLYYEVDVDRTNASDVDVHIDAVTGSVIRSVNDDNDDDDAYDRSNNQSSSATTNNSNLKIKTAEQAIAVAKTAVNGTVTDVERDREDGRIQYEVELKFTGGEATVEVDAATGKVVTVDKDYDDHDDDDYDND; from the coding sequence ATGATGAACAAATGGATGAACCGCAAAGCAGGAATCGGCGTACTTACCGCAGCGATTACACTTGGTACAGCAGGTACTGTAGTAGCTGCAACAAGCAATAACAATACATCAGGTACTACACCTACGAATAACAGCGTGTCCAGTAACGTGATCGGTATGCAACGTGCCGAATCTATCGCTCTACAACGTGTACCGGGTGGAGTGGTAGATAGTATCGAACTGGAACGCAAAAACGGCAAACTGTATTATGAAGTCGATGTAGATCGTACGAATGCTTCCGACGTGGACGTGCATATTGACGCAGTAACTGGTAGCGTAATCCGTTCGGTCAATGATGATAACGACGATGATGACGCGTATGATCGTAGCAACAATCAATCGTCTTCTGCTACAACCAACAATAGCAATCTGAAGATCAAAACTGCGGAGCAAGCTATCGCTGTAGCGAAAACAGCTGTGAACGGTACTGTAACTGATGTAGAGCGTGATCGTGAAGATGGACGCATTCAGTATGAAGTGGAACTGAAATTCACGGGTGGTGAAGCTACCGTTGAAGTCGATGCTGCTACTGGCAAAGTAGTAACGGTCGATAAAGATTATGATGATCATGACGACGACGATTATGATAATGATTAA
- the clpP gene encoding ATP-dependent Clp endopeptidase proteolytic subunit ClpP: MATIPYVIEQTDRGERSYDIYSRLLKDRIIMINGEIEDQMANLIVAQLLHLAAEDDKKDIHMYINSPGGSVSAGFAIYDTMQFVKPDISTICTGMAASFGTILLVGGTKGKRLALPNSEIMIHQPLGGAKGQASDVLIYAERLLRSRKKLNELLSDRTGQPIAKIEKDTDRDFYFSAEEAVEYGLVDKIISKC; the protein is encoded by the coding sequence ATGGCAACTATCCCTTATGTGATTGAACAAACCGATCGCGGTGAACGCAGTTACGATATTTATTCTCGACTACTGAAAGACCGGATCATTATGATCAATGGCGAAATTGAAGACCAGATGGCGAATCTGATCGTCGCCCAGCTGCTGCATCTAGCAGCCGAGGATGACAAAAAAGATATTCATATGTACATCAATAGTCCGGGTGGCTCCGTCAGCGCAGGCTTTGCCATTTACGATACAATGCAGTTCGTTAAACCAGACATCTCCACCATTTGCACCGGGATGGCGGCTAGCTTCGGCACGATTCTGCTTGTCGGTGGTACCAAGGGCAAACGGTTAGCATTGCCAAATAGTGAGATTATGATTCACCAGCCGCTCGGCGGCGCCAAGGGTCAAGCGTCCGATGTGCTGATCTACGCCGAACGTCTGCTGCGCAGCCGAAAAAAGCTGAATGAACTGCTGTCTGATCGCACTGGTCAACCGATTGCCAAGATCGAAAAAGACACTGATCGCGATTTTTATTTTAGTGCCGAAGAAGCCGTCGAATACGGTCTAGTCGACAAAATCATCAGCAAATGCTGA
- a CDS encoding sugar ABC transporter substrate-binding protein → MLRQKYGALFSALLIVLLLLSACGNGGSTGSTTADPAGTPATGEDMQELLPEDGAKLTVWDSGDQKSFIEEAAKAFKEKYNVDVTFAELGPDKSMGQMVTDGPAGVGADVFAGVHDQIGQGEAAGVILPNDWFEEDTRSRNSDLAIQALTYNSILYGYPKSVETTAVFYNKDLIDSVPADWNGVIQFADTFNDTKANKFAIMWEVGNGYYVFPFLGGYGGYVFGSNGTDANDIGLNNEQAVEGATFIQSLNKILPLKTSDINADIKKSLFTSNKLAMNISGPWDTGSLKEGVKNLGVGMYPNLPNGKPMTPFSGIKAYFVNAYTKYPNASKLFADFITSEEWQLKNFEMNGALPSNKAAAASKTVQSDPIASVFLKQFENSVPMPSIPAMAQFWSPMEAAMSSIWNDNKDPKQALDNLVSQMKSNISTGQ, encoded by the coding sequence ATGTTACGTCAAAAGTATGGTGCCCTGTTCAGCGCACTTCTCATTGTGCTGCTGTTATTGTCAGCATGTGGAAATGGAGGGAGTACAGGAAGTACGACAGCTGATCCTGCGGGAACGCCAGCAACTGGTGAAGATATGCAAGAGTTGCTGCCTGAGGATGGAGCCAAGCTGACAGTATGGGATAGCGGCGATCAGAAGTCATTTATCGAAGAAGCGGCAAAAGCATTCAAAGAAAAATACAATGTCGATGTTACCTTCGCCGAGTTGGGTCCAGATAAGTCAATGGGACAAATGGTGACCGACGGTCCGGCAGGTGTAGGTGCTGATGTATTCGCTGGTGTGCATGATCAGATCGGACAGGGAGAAGCGGCAGGGGTTATTTTGCCGAATGACTGGTTTGAGGAAGATACACGTTCTCGCAACAGTGATCTGGCAATTCAAGCGCTAACGTACAACAGTATTCTGTACGGCTATCCAAAGTCGGTTGAGACAACAGCTGTGTTTTATAACAAAGATCTGATCGACAGCGTGCCAGCAGATTGGAATGGTGTGATCCAATTCGCCGACACCTTCAATGATACCAAAGCTAATAAATTTGCGATTATGTGGGAAGTAGGAAACGGATATTATGTCTTCCCATTCCTTGGTGGATACGGTGGTTATGTATTTGGCAGCAACGGTACGGACGCCAATGATATTGGGCTGAACAATGAGCAGGCAGTGGAAGGGGCAACCTTTATCCAAAGTCTGAACAAAATTTTGCCACTCAAAACATCCGACATCAACGCTGACATCAAAAAGTCGCTGTTCACATCGAACAAGCTGGCTATGAATATTAGCGGACCATGGGATACTGGCTCACTCAAGGAAGGCGTGAAAAATCTCGGTGTTGGCATGTATCCGAATCTGCCAAATGGTAAGCCTATGACGCCATTCTCTGGTATTAAAGCGTATTTTGTGAACGCATATACCAAATATCCAAACGCATCCAAACTGTTTGCTGATTTTATTACATCTGAAGAATGGCAGTTGAAAAACTTTGAAATGAACGGCGCACTACCTTCCAACAAGGCAGCCGCTGCCAGCAAAACAGTACAAAGCGATCCGATCGCATCCGTATTCTTGAAGCAATTCGAGAATTCCGTACCGATGCCGTCCATTCCAGCGATGGCGCAATTCTGGTCACCGATGGAAGCAGCCATGTCGTCGATCTGGAATGATAACAAAGATCCGAAGCAGGCATTGGACAATCTCGTCAGTCAGATGAAGAGTAACATTTCGACAGGGCAATAA
- a CDS encoding carbohydrate ABC transporter permease, with amino-acid sequence MMNKAAIHPKRTAGMGSAATAAVLSAVIMGAGQMYNRQWVKGGLFLLAGLVSLYLILNGLATNLWGLVTLGEQPAHLEKVGRLYRNVPGDHSIFMMIYGLVALLYIVLLACFYIANIKDAYRIGKKHERGMQVNGFRQTWRLLGDQGFPYVLLALPTIGVLVFTILPIIFMVLMAFTNYSAPDHIPPKSLVDWVGFRTFTNLVTLEAWSHTFIGVLTWTVIWAVVATITTYFGGILVALLIEQQGIRFKGFWRTLFILPYAIPQFISLLIMRNLLNYQFGPVNQYLRMLGLGGVPWLNDPFWAKVTVILVNMWIGIPVSMILVLGVLTAIPRDLYEAAEVDGATGFQKFRNITMPFVLFQTAPILIMQFAGNINNFNVIFLLTNGLPANGDYAYAGSTDLLVTWLYKLTLDNQRYNFASAIGIIIFIIIAAFSLYNYRRSRSFKEEDMIQ; translated from the coding sequence ATGATGAACAAGGCAGCCATTCATCCAAAACGAACTGCTGGAATGGGGAGCGCAGCGACAGCCGCTGTGCTCTCCGCTGTCATTATGGGTGCCGGGCAGATGTACAACCGCCAGTGGGTCAAGGGCGGACTGTTTCTGCTCGCTGGTCTGGTCAGTCTATACCTGATTCTGAACGGGCTTGCTACCAATCTGTGGGGGCTGGTTACATTGGGTGAACAGCCTGCCCATTTAGAAAAGGTCGGTCGACTGTATCGTAATGTGCCGGGCGACCATTCGATCTTTATGATGATTTACGGTCTGGTGGCGCTGCTGTATATTGTGCTGCTGGCGTGCTTTTACATTGCCAACATTAAGGACGCTTACCGAATCGGTAAGAAGCATGAGCGCGGGATGCAGGTGAACGGTTTCCGTCAAACATGGCGTCTGTTGGGCGATCAGGGCTTTCCGTATGTACTGCTGGCGCTGCCAACCATCGGGGTGCTTGTATTTACGATTTTGCCGATTATCTTTATGGTATTGATGGCATTTACGAACTATTCGGCACCAGATCATATTCCGCCGAAAAGTCTGGTCGATTGGGTAGGATTCCGCACATTTACCAATCTGGTAACACTAGAGGCGTGGAGCCATACATTTATAGGTGTATTGACATGGACAGTCATCTGGGCTGTTGTAGCGACGATCACGACGTATTTTGGCGGAATTCTGGTAGCGCTGCTGATTGAGCAGCAGGGGATTCGGTTCAAGGGCTTCTGGCGCACACTATTCATTTTGCCGTACGCCATTCCGCAGTTTATCTCGCTGCTTATTATGCGCAATCTGCTCAATTACCAGTTCGGTCCGGTCAATCAGTATTTGCGTATGCTTGGATTGGGTGGTGTACCGTGGCTGAACGATCCGTTCTGGGCAAAGGTAACCGTCATTCTCGTCAATATGTGGATTGGGATTCCGGTATCGATGATCCTAGTGCTGGGTGTGCTAACAGCGATTCCGCGCGATCTGTATGAAGCAGCGGAAGTGGATGGAGCGACAGGATTTCAGAAATTCCGCAATATTACGATGCCGTTTGTGCTGTTCCAGACGGCACCGATTCTGATCATGCAGTTTGCGGGCAATATTAATAACTTTAACGTGATCTTCCTGCTGACCAATGGGTTACCAGCGAATGGAGATTATGCGTATGCGGGTAGTACCGATTTGCTGGTCACGTGGCTGTACAAGCTGACGCTGGACAATCAGCGCTATAACTTCGCTTCCGCAATCGGCATTATTATCTTTATCATTATTGCGGCGTTCTCGCTTTACAATTACCGGCGCAGCCGCTCCTTCAAAGAGGAGGATATGATCCAATGA
- a CDS encoding LacI family DNA-binding transcriptional regulator, translating to MSVTIKDVAKRAGVSPSTVSRVLSNHPRISHATSEKVKAIMEDMGYHPNIMAKSLVSKTTHSLGVILPKPAEELFLNTFFMELIRGIVAQANRSGYDVVLSSGSSEQEEVDAVSRLVYGGRIDGAILLYSRKNDPVVDFLSRNQFPAVLVGRSEQHSNMITVDTDNVQAAADATRHLIQMGHRRIGFVSGPPELVVSLDRMEGFKQALQEAGLEFRKDWIVEGEFLQESGYRAMSFFMNLPERPTALVVVDDVVSFGILRGLHELGYKVPNDIAIASFNNIALSELSTPPLTSIDIGIYHLGYTASQALIQAIQDKNKDSIEPVYQRHIVPHRLVLRESSIYSPPESRSSSPQQ from the coding sequence ATGTCAGTTACAATCAAAGATGTCGCTAAACGGGCGGGCGTATCTCCTTCTACCGTATCGCGCGTGCTGTCCAATCATCCACGCATTAGCCATGCCACGTCTGAGAAAGTGAAGGCGATCATGGAGGACATGGGCTATCACCCCAATATTATGGCTAAGAGTCTCGTTTCCAAAACAACCCATAGCCTAGGTGTCATTTTGCCCAAGCCAGCAGAAGAGTTATTTTTGAATACATTCTTTATGGAATTGATTCGCGGCATTGTTGCGCAAGCGAATCGAAGCGGCTATGATGTCGTACTCAGCTCTGGCTCTAGCGAGCAGGAAGAAGTGGATGCTGTGTCGCGTCTTGTGTATGGCGGACGGATTGATGGCGCGATTTTGCTCTATTCACGTAAAAACGATCCGGTGGTCGATTTTCTGAGTCGCAATCAATTTCCAGCTGTTCTGGTTGGACGCAGTGAGCAGCATAGCAATATGATCACCGTTGATACAGATAATGTGCAGGCAGCCGCCGACGCTACCCGTCACCTGATACAAATGGGACACCGCCGCATTGGATTTGTAAGTGGACCGCCAGAGCTGGTTGTATCACTAGACCGCATGGAGGGCTTCAAGCAAGCATTGCAAGAGGCTGGGTTGGAATTCCGCAAGGATTGGATCGTGGAAGGTGAATTTTTGCAGGAGAGCGGTTATCGGGCGATGTCCTTTTTCATGAATCTGCCGGAACGTCCGACAGCGCTTGTCGTGGTCGATGATGTGGTTAGCTTTGGTATTCTGCGCGGACTGCATGAGCTGGGCTATAAAGTACCGAATGATATTGCAATTGCCAGCTTTAACAATATCGCGCTGTCTGAGCTATCTACACCGCCGCTGACGAGTATCGATATCGGTATTTACCATCTCGGCTATACCGCCTCACAGGCGCTCATTCAGGCGATTCAGGACAAGAATAAGGACAGCATCGAGCCAGTGTATCAGCGTCATATCGTGCCGCATCGTCTCGTTTTGCGCGAATCCTCTATCTACTCTCCACCAGAATCGCGGTCATCTTCACCGCAACAATAA
- a CDS encoding sugar ABC transporter permease translates to MKQKKRIKLAFSYILLGLIAIACVYPAMWIILSSFKEGDSLYSETLIPQNLTLQHYADLFRTQSDKDLPYVKWYWNTLKVAVSSMVLGTLVQILTAYAMSRFRFKGRQTMMSVILILGMFPGFMSMIAVYVILLQMNLLNSPWALVLVYTSGAALGMFVAKGFFDTIPRALEESALLDGASHFQIFRRIILPLSTPIITYIAITTFTGAWVDFIFARLILRSRENWTLAVGLYELVNSYSSTEFTLFAAGSVLVALPITVLYMFLQRFLVHGLTAGATKG, encoded by the coding sequence ATGAAACAGAAAAAACGCATCAAGCTGGCATTCAGCTATATATTGCTTGGTCTGATCGCTATCGCCTGTGTATATCCGGCGATGTGGATCATTTTATCCTCGTTCAAGGAAGGCGACTCGCTGTACAGTGAAACGTTGATTCCGCAAAACCTGACGCTACAGCATTATGCCGATCTGTTCCGCACCCAGTCTGATAAGGATTTGCCATATGTGAAGTGGTACTGGAATACGCTGAAAGTAGCGGTTAGCAGTATGGTGCTGGGTACGCTGGTACAAATTTTGACCGCGTATGCGATGTCCCGCTTCCGGTTCAAAGGTAGACAGACGATGATGTCGGTCATTTTGATTCTTGGCATGTTTCCAGGCTTTATGAGTATGATTGCTGTGTATGTGATTCTGCTGCAAATGAATCTGCTCAATTCGCCTTGGGCGCTGGTGCTAGTGTATACATCGGGCGCAGCACTGGGGATGTTTGTCGCTAAGGGCTTCTTTGATACGATTCCGCGTGCATTGGAAGAATCTGCACTGCTGGATGGAGCAAGCCATTTTCAGATTTTTCGGCGTATTATTTTGCCACTATCAACGCCGATTATTACGTATATTGCGATTACGACGTTTACGGGCGCATGGGTCGATTTTATTTTTGCTCGACTAATCTTGCGTTCGCGAGAAAATTGGACGCTGGCGGTAGGGTTGTATGAGCTGGTGAACAGCTATTCCAGTACGGAGTTTACGCTGTTCGCCGCAGGCTCGGTGCTGGTGGCATTGCCGATTACAGTACTGTACATGTTCTTGCAGCGGTTCCTTGTGCATGGACTGACAGCTGGCGCAACGAAGGGATAA